In Salvelinus sp. IW2-2015 linkage group LG8, ASM291031v2, whole genome shotgun sequence, the sequence GCTGTTTCTTGGAGGTCATTTAGTCCATGGTTTAATGATGTCTCAGTCATGCCTCCAATACCCCAGAACCCTCTCAAGTCAGGAAGTGAACAAGGGTGTTTGAGTATTGGTAACCTATTCCCTGAgactctggccaaaagtagtacaccaagtaaggaatagggtggaattttggatgaaacgCAATAGCTAGGGATGTGTTCAGTAGAGATTTGAAGAAGAGGAGCCGCCTCTGATATGGTCCCAGTTACTGTAGAGAGCGTAGGCACCAGACATGGCCAACCCCACCAGACCACCACGAGCCACTCCCTTCAgccctcctgaaacacacacaagtTTTGAATGAGACAGATGGGGTTTCTAGGGCACTACATGTTGCACTCTTGCCCCACACGCGACACAACCATAGACTAACCACAGACAGGCCACACACCTGTGGATTTGAACAGCATGCCTGTGAGAGTCCCAGCAGCCATAGTGTTGATGTCATCCTCTGCTCCTCTAGCCTTCTCTATGGCCACgccaaatatactgtacaataacgctgtaaacacacatgcacaccccatggttaatatagacataCTAGGGACAAAACACCCAAACACCAGGTCCATGGGTTAGCCAGGGTGAAGAAGAGattaggaggaagagaggagaagaagtgcTCACCAACAGAGCCCAGAGTGTTGGCCCAGGATGCACCTTGTCTGGTCACCATGTTGAGAATCCTGAGggcaaggtcagaggtcagataaGTGAGAGCAGTATATAGAGCACCCTACCACAGAACCCTCAAACGCAACTCTGgcccttgaagccagttccactgtgttttttcattggtcctctctaatcagggacctgggacaccaggtgggtgcaattaattatcaagtaaaaaagaaaaccagcaggctccggacctcattGGGttagagttgaatacccctgccatAGAACATTTATATTAGCATGAATAAAACCGGTCTCCAACGTGATAACACTAAAGCCACAGACTACTAGAGGAACACAGTGGTGCTTACTGGACGTTACGAGGTTTAGTCCAGCCCATTTCTCTGGTCTCCTTCAACCCCATCCTCAGACCATTCACTGTCCCAAACGCAGCTCCTAGAattggagggggaaagagagggagagactcagATACAGAACCAGCAGACACTTAATATGGGAGAAGGGGAGTTATGTtcatagagagaagagatgagcagGTGAAACAGAGAAactgagggaaagagggagggaatgtCTCACCTGTGATACAGCTGCCACCTATGGTGAAGAAGGCCAGTTCAAACCTCCCTCTAGTTTTACTGGCCCCTGTTGGCAGGATGAACTCATCTGTGtcctggaaaacacacacacacacacacacacacacacacacacacacacacacacacacacacacacacacacacacacaggttaacatCTATTATCTTAGTCGACTTGATAGTGGGAATGTCACAAATCAATTCTACATATCCATTCATTGAGTGAGGTCAACTTCTACTAacaagctaggtagctagctagctagcatctctTACCTGTACGAGGTAGCGGGGGTCAACATTAAGATAAGGCGACAGGGGGCTCATTCCAGTCACTATGTAGAAAATACAGCAACTCAGTTGATGTCAACGACGGCCAGTGTTTGCCatgtctagctaacgttagttagtatGCTAGCTACCACCAACGTAGCAACATCAATTGGCAGGGGCACTTACATGGGACTCCGGCGAGCTCTGTGTTGGAGTATTCGCTGCCTCCAAAGAGACTCCCGAGGCCGCCTTTCCCTCCCGACCCAGGGGCGTTATTGTCCATGTATGGTGACGATCTGGAGACTCACCCGGCGAACACTTCGGACTGGAGATGCTGGTtgggttagctagctaaatagctaacattagcctagctGACAAACGTGATGATGCAAGCCAAAAGCAATAACGTTGGCGATATTTCCTAGTATCTAAAACGCAGTTATATGTTTACCTTTCAATAGTGTTGTACACTGTCTTACTGTAGGTAGTTAGATATTGA encodes:
- the timm23a gene encoding mitochondrial import inner membrane translocase subunit Tim23 isoform X2, giving the protein MDNNAPGSGGKGGLGSLFGGSEYSNTELAGVPLTGMSPLSPYLNVDPRYLVQDTDEFILPTGASKTRGRFELAFFTIGGSCITGAAFGTVNGLRMGLKETREMGWTKPRNVQILNMVTRQGASWANTLGSVGGLKGVARGGLVGLAMSGAYALYSNWDHIRGGSSSSNLY
- the timm23a gene encoding mitochondrial import inner membrane translocase subunit Tim23 isoform X1; translated protein: MDNNAPGSGGKGGLGSLFGGSEYSNTELAGVPLTGMSPLSPYLNVDPRYLVQDTDEFILPTGASKTRGRFELAFFTIGGSCITGAAFGTVNGLRMGLKETREMGWTKPRNVQILNMVTRQGASWANTLGSVALLYSIFGVAIEKARGAEDDINTMAAGTLTGMLFKSTGGLKGVARGGLVGLAMSGAYALYSNWDHIRGGSSSSNLY